In Ruminococcus sp. HUN007, a genomic segment contains:
- a CDS encoding SDR family NAD(P)-dependent oxidoreductase translates to MTALITGASTGIGRDMAIYLSTLGYDLILVARSRDKLLKLKKLLPVRVKVIAADLSDPENAKRVYYVCRSFRVDLLVNNAGIGEVGPFEKTSLEKELNLINLNVTALHILSKLFYRRFASEGRGTILNVASSAAFYPGPLMAAYYASKAYVLNLSQSLYREAKESGNGVKISVLCPGPVQTEFNKRIGVTNSFSPASSEKVAKYAIDKTLEGKFLIIPEAKMKVSVAASSLLPAEMKSKLVYLIQKGKSPL, encoded by the coding sequence ATGACAGCACTTATCACCGGAGCGAGTACAGGGATCGGGCGCGATATGGCGATCTATCTCAGCACTCTTGGATATGATCTTATTCTTGTGGCAAGAAGCAGAGACAAGCTGCTTAAACTGAAAAAGCTTCTTCCTGTAAGGGTAAAGGTAATCGCAGCAGATCTTTCTGATCCGGAAAATGCAAAAAGAGTATATTATGTATGCCGGAGTTTCAGAGTCGATCTTCTGGTAAACAACGCAGGAATTGGTGAAGTAGGTCCTTTTGAGAAAACTTCACTTGAAAAAGAGCTGAACCTTATTAATCTTAATGTTACAGCACTTCATATACTTTCAAAGCTTTTTTACCGGAGATTTGCATCTGAGGGCAGAGGAACCATACTGAATGTTGCATCTTCTGCGGCATTTTATCCGGGACCACTCATGGCGGCTTACTATGCATCAAAAGCCTATGTACTCAACCTTTCACAGTCCCTTTACCGCGAGGCAAAGGAATCCGGTAACGGAGTGAAAATAAGTGTTCTCTGTCCGGGGCCGGTACAGACTGAATTCAATAAAAGGATAGGCGTTACAAACAGCTTCAGCCCGGCTTCTTCGGAAAAGGTAGCCAAGTATGCGATCGATAAAACACTTGAAGGAAAGTTCCTTATAATTCCTGAGGCTAAGATGAAAGTAAGTGTAGCAGCTTCCTCACTTCTTCCTGCAGAGATGAAATCAAAACTGGTTTATCTTATACAAAAAGGTAAATCACCGCTTTAA
- a CDS encoding ATP-binding protein translates to MNPETKLSYIVTPNDFLNAGAVSEDIKTKLSEMNINNEIIRKATLAVYETELNMIIHANGGLIDVEITPDVLRVEAADNGPGIADPEMAMNDGYTTVSPDSEIRARGLGNGQGFSKIRKNTDSFEIETELGCGTTVRFEIYLS, encoded by the coding sequence ATGAATCCTGAAACCAAACTATCATATATTGTAACACCTAATGATTTTCTAAATGCCGGAGCTGTTTCAGAAGACATAAAAACAAAACTCTCTGAAATGAACATCAATAATGAAATTATCCGTAAAGCCACACTTGCTGTATACGAAACAGAACTCAACATGATAATACATGCTAACGGCGGCCTTATTGATGTTGAGATCACACCGGATGTACTCAGGGTGGAAGCAGCGGACAACGGACCGGGTATTGCCGATCCTGAAATGGCTATGAACGACGGTTATACTACCGTCTCTCCTGATTCCGAGATCAGAGCCCGGGGCCTTGGCAACGGACAGGGATTTTCAAAGATCAGAAAAAATACCGACAGTTTCGAAATAGAAACTGAACTTGGCTGCGGTACAACAGTACGTTTTGAAATTTATCTCAGTTAA
- a CDS encoding U32 family peptidase: MNLELEVLAPAGDRERLLSALNYGADAVYLGRKQFGMRASSGNFDFEGLKEAVKLSHDKGVKVFLTCNTLPRNNEIPLFEQFVREAVEAGVDALIAADLGIISLIKKYAPDMVIHASTQTGIVNYVTANELYNMGCKRVVLARELSLDEIAEIRARTPKDLEIECFVHGAMCVSFSGRCLLSSYLVNRDANRGECAQPCRWGYHLQEEKRPNEFYPVFEDEQGTYILNAKDMSMIEHIDKLREAGIYSLKIEGRAKSAYYVSVVTNAYRMAVDCCLKGEPVPQWVYDEVFKVSHRKYCTGFFFGHPKDSQYYETGGYIREYDVVAVVDECRDGRLYATQRNKFLAGDTLEVFSPGKEPQIIKADVIYNEKDESVESANHAMMKFSIPCEKEFPKDAIIRMQKQ; encoded by the coding sequence TTGAATTTGGAATTAGAGGTACTTGCGCCGGCAGGGGACCGCGAAAGACTTTTATCAGCACTTAACTACGGCGCCGATGCCGTTTATCTCGGAAGAAAACAGTTCGGTATGAGAGCTTCATCCGGCAATTTTGATTTTGAAGGACTTAAGGAAGCAGTAAAGCTTTCCCACGACAAGGGCGTGAAGGTGTTCCTTACCTGCAACACTCTTCCGAGAAATAATGAGATACCGCTTTTTGAACAGTTTGTACGTGAAGCTGTTGAAGCCGGGGTGGATGCACTTATCGCTGCCGATCTCGGAATAATCTCGCTCATTAAGAAATATGCACCTGACATGGTGATACACGCTTCCACACAGACAGGTATCGTAAACTATGTTACAGCAAACGAACTTTATAACATGGGATGCAAACGAGTAGTTCTTGCCCGTGAGCTGTCACTTGATGAAATAGCTGAGATACGTGCCAGGACTCCTAAGGATCTTGAAATCGAGTGCTTCGTTCACGGTGCTATGTGCGTTTCATTCTCGGGACGCTGTCTGCTTTCAAGTTACCTTGTAAACCGTGATGCCAACAGGGGAGAATGTGCACAGCCGTGCCGCTGGGGATATCATCTTCAGGAGGAAAAAAGGCCTAATGAGTTCTATCCTGTTTTCGAGGACGAGCAGGGAACATACATTCTCAATGCCAAGGACATGTCGATGATAGAACACATCGACAAGCTTCGTGAAGCAGGTATATACAGTCTCAAGATCGAGGGAAGGGCAAAGTCAGCCTACTACGTTTCAGTGGTTACAAACGCCTACAGAATGGCTGTGGACTGCTGCCTGAAGGGTGAGCCTGTACCGCAGTGGGTTTATGACGAGGTATTCAAGGTAAGCCACAGAAAGTACTGTACCGGATTTTTCTTCGGACATCCGAAGGACAGTCAGTACTATGAGACGGGCGGTTACATAAGGGAATATGACGTTGTGGCTGTTGTTGATGAATGCCGTGACGGAAGGCTCTATGCCACACAGCGAAACAAGTTCCTTGCAGGAGATACGCTTGAAGTATTCTCGCCGGGAAAGGAACCGCAGATCATCAAAGCTGATGTGATCTACAACGAAAAAGATGAGTCAGTTGAGAGTGCGAACCACGCAATGATGAAGTTTTCGATACCGTGCGAAAAGGAATTCCCGAAGGATGCAATAATCCGAATGCAGAAACAGTAA
- the mltG gene encoding endolytic transglycosylase MltG produces the protein MDNQKDENGQERNKRPASSGNKPKGTFSGFMKAFLAPAPPPKKKRPSKVIRYIRPKKGNRIAISLVFIFAILSVSVLSSIGIIFLAREFLGIDKSAATYIVNIPENATTDDVIRIMTVDQEKNRKEPIIKVDKMFRILADLQERRNEEPIEYVSGNHNLRPNMGYQDILEELQSTYYIEKETVTITIREGMRLRAVAKLLEDEGVCAADKFIYYFNAGLEDYDFINNIPQPTANDLRFDRMEGYLFPDTYEFYKAPDGDVKVLEEQDYEIILRTIYENFEAKYDDEMKKRAAEVGMTMDKVVTLASIVQLEAANTADMKNVASVFMNRLNDYERFPALESNPTTEYSIYLKSLDDYSVTSKMLKAYDTYQTNGLPPGPICSPGLDAMKAVLWPNNTNYYYFCANVETKEVYYAETNEQHEENLIKAGIDINDLDYDD, from the coding sequence ATGGATAATCAGAAAGATGAAAACGGTCAGGAAAGAAATAAAAGACCTGCTTCGTCCGGAAACAAGCCAAAAGGCACGTTTTCAGGATTTATGAAGGCATTTCTTGCACCTGCACCGCCTCCGAAGAAGAAAAGACCTTCAAAGGTGATCCGATATATCAGACCTAAGAAAGGAAACCGTATAGCAATAAGCCTTGTGTTTATTTTCGCTATACTCAGTGTATCAGTACTCTCATCTATAGGAATAATATTCTTAGCCAGAGAATTTCTCGGTATAGACAAGAGTGCGGCTACCTACATTGTAAATATTCCGGAAAACGCAACGACTGATGACGTTATCAGAATAATGACTGTTGATCAGGAGAAGAACAGGAAGGAACCTATTATCAAGGTCGATAAAATGTTCAGGATCCTCGCTGACCTTCAGGAGAGACGAAACGAAGAACCTATAGAGTATGTTTCCGGCAACCACAATCTGCGTCCTAATATGGGTTATCAGGATATTCTCGAGGAACTGCAGAGTACATATTATATCGAAAAGGAAACTGTAACAATAACCATCAGGGAAGGCATGCGCCTGAGAGCGGTTGCCAAGCTGCTCGAAGATGAAGGTGTCTGTGCTGCGGACAAGTTTATATACTACTTCAACGCAGGACTTGAAGACTACGACTTTATAAATAATATTCCGCAGCCTACAGCCAACGATCTGCGTTTTGACCGAATGGAAGGATATCTCTTCCCTGATACCTACGAATTCTACAAGGCCCCGGACGGCGATGTCAAGGTGCTTGAGGAACAGGATTATGAGATCATTCTCAGAACTATCTATGAGAACTTTGAAGCCAAGTATGATGACGAGATGAAGAAAAGAGCGGCTGAAGTCGGTATGACAATGGACAAGGTCGTTACACTTGCATCAATCGTACAGCTTGAAGCTGCAAATACAGCTGACATGAAAAATGTTGCCTCAGTATTTATGAACCGTCTTAATGACTATGAACGGTTCCCGGCTCTTGAATCAAACCCTACAACCGAATACAGCATTTATCTCAAGAGTCTTGATGATTATTCCGTTACTTCAAAAATGCTGAAAGCATATGATACATACCAGACAAACGGACTCCCGCCGGGACCGATATGCAGCCCTGGTCTTGATGCTATGAAGGCTGTACTCTGGCCTAACAATACAAATTACTATTACTTCTGTGCTAACGTTGAAACAAAGGAAGTATACTATGCTGAAACTAACGAACAGCATGAAGAAAACCTTATCAAGGCCGGAATTGATATTAACGACCTTGATTATGATGACTGA